A genome region from Pyrenophora tritici-repentis strain M4 chromosome 9, whole genome shotgun sequence includes the following:
- a CDS encoding RibC, Riboflavin synthase alpha chain, with the protein MFTGIVEIIGTVASLEKLDQTASGGGGTSLTISGCEEILGDCHLGDSIAVNGTCLTVTQFDKSSFKIGAAPETLRRTNLGSLKQGSKVNLERAVSSTTRMGGHFVQGHVDTIATIESITPDGNALTFRFKPRDPSVLRYIVEKGYVTIDGASLTVTKVEDGPEGWWEVMLIAYTQEKVVTASKKPGDDVNVEVDQVGKYVEKSVAGYFEGAANGEFAILEKMVTKLVDERLKALGK; encoded by the exons ATGTTTACCGGTATCGTCGAAATAATCGGCA CTGTTGCCTCCCTTGAGAAGCTCGATCAGACAGCCTCAGGAGGCGGGGGCACGTCTCTGACAATTTCGGGATGTGAGGAAATCTTGGGGGATTGCCATTTGGGCGACAGTATCGCTGTCAACG GAACATGTCTCACTGTCACGCAGTTTGACAAGTCGTCATTCAAGATTGGAGCCGCTCCCGAGACGCTCCGGCGAACAAACTTGGGGTCGTTGAAGCAAGGCTCTAAGGTCAACCTCGAGCGCGCCGTTTCTTCGACCACGCGTATGGGCGGCCACTTCGTACAGGGACATGTCGATACCATTGCAACTATAGAATCCATCACCCCAGACGGCAACGCGCTTACCTTCCGCTTCAAGCCCCGAGACCCCTCAGTACTGCGATACATTGTCGAGAAGGGCTATGTCACGATAGACGGAGCAAGCTTGACAGTCACCAAGGTGGAAGATGGCCCAGAAGGCTGGTGGGAGGTCATGTTGATCGCATACACACAGGAGAAGGTGGTGACGGCGAGCAAGAAGCCGGGCGACGACGTCAATGTCGAGGTAGATCAGGTGGGCAAATACGTGGAGAAGAGCGTAGCCGGCTACTTTGAAGGGGCTGCGAATGGAGAATTCGCGATACTAGAGAAGATGGTCACAAAGCTAGTTGACGAGAGGCTGAAGGCTCTCGGAAAATAA
- a CDS encoding KIP1, Kinesin protein — protein sequence MDPPIRPSSSLFDVFLRLRPSNSKDARFLSVEESEQSHPTHITIQPPTNDKRKRAVERFAFTQVFEEDARQMDVFKGTGVIPMIEGVMGAPGHHGRDGLFATLGCSGSGKSHTILGTKTQRGLVQMTLDVVFQTCEEQLVQSFYGAPAFSSLATADVSEAQLYTATAYLDNMYGDNQSERFPSRANTPMQDCSIFSTGSNWKSSKIPRPSTLPQTPSVADIQLPADPTVEYAIVMSMYEVYNDRIFDLLSGSASKNKQPNVKRRALLFKNTEQSPDRKVVAGLTKIICGSFEEAMMILETGLMERKVTGTGSNAVSSRSHGFFNIEIKKRDAETKGPWSSSNLTIVDLAGSERARNAKTAGETLAEAGKINESLMYLGQCMQMQSDNQGGSKVWT from the exons ATGGACCCCCCTATCCGCCCCTCCAGTTCGCTATTCGATGTCTTCTTACGCCTACGCCCTTCCAATTCCAAGGATGCGCGGTTCCTGAGTGTAGAGGAGAGCGAGCAAAGCCACCCGACGCACATCACCATACAACCCCCTACAAACGACAAGCGCAAGCGAGCTGTTGAGCGCTTCGCGTTTACACAAGTCTTTGAGGAAGATGCGCGGCAAATGGATGTGTTCAAGGGCACTGGGGTGATCCCAATGATTGAGGGAGTCATGGGTGCACCAGGCCACCACGGACGAGATGGATTGTTTGCGACTCTGGGTTGCAGCGGATCCGGCAAG AGTCACACAATTCTCGGAACAAAGACGCAGCGCGGCCTCGTCCAGATGACGCTCGATGTCGTCTTCCAGACCTGTGAAGAGCAACTTGTACAATCATTTTATGGCGCACCCGCTTTCTCCTCCTTGGCAACAGCAGATGTCTCTGAAGCTCAATTGTATACGGCGACCGCATATCTGGACAACATGTATGGAGACAATCAGTCAGAGCGATTCCCGTCGCGAGCGAATACCCCGATGCAG GATTGTAGTATATTCTCCACAGGAAGCAACTGGAAATCTAGCAAGATTCCACGCCCATCAACGCTGCCACAGACACCTTCTGTTGCAGACATCCAACTTCCCGCAGACCCGACCGTCGAATACGCTATCGTTATGTCTATGTACGAGGTATACAACGACCGCATCTTCGATCTCCTGAGCGGCAGTGCAAGCAAGAATAAGCAGCCCAATGTGAAGCGAAGAGCATTGCTGTTCAAGAACACTGAGCAGAGTCCTGACCGAAAGGTCGTTGCTGGTCTTACCAAGATCATCTGTGGCAGCTTCGAGGAGGCTATGATGATCCTGGAGACTGGGCTCATGGAACGTAAAGTTACTGGCACGGGCAGCAATGCCGTCAGCTCACGAAGTCACGGCTTCTTCAACATTGAGATCAAGAAGCGCGATGCTGAAACCAAGGGTCCTTGGTCTAGCAGCAATCTCACCATTGTTGACTTGGCCGGATCTGAGCGTGCCCGCAACGCAAAGACAGCGGGCGAGACACTTGCTGAGGCTGGCAAGATTAACGAATCGCTCATGTACCTGGGCCAGTGTATGCAAATGCAGTCGGACAATCAGGGTGGCTCAAAGGTATGGACATAA
- a CDS encoding DUF3584 multi-domain protein, with amino-acid sequence MVVTADPKGDFNATSQILRYSALAREVTVPRVPSTTEAILSGLPQKRPGTACSGRATPSAIMEELDNANAEVARLTAEIEAFALRLSEETARRRAAESSWAAAEEHMVDLEQEIRDECYLEMETAVEQERRRWQAALENEQDNQQAHIDSKIDVVIRATKAQMKQEVKVYEDPDPELRDRVEELERENEMLRAKLEAKERETMQRSASPVKKMRILKTKKWEDPDGGVAHV; translated from the coding sequence ATGGTTGTCACAGCAGACCCCAAGGGCGACTTCAACGCCACATCTCAGATCTTGCGCTACTCTGCACTCGCTCGCGAGGTAACTGTACCGCGAGTACCATCCACTACGGAGGCCATACTCTCCGGTCTACCACAAAAGCGTCCCGGCACAGCCTGCTCCGGCCGCGCAACACCTTCCGCCATAATGGAAGAGCTTGATAACGCCAACGCCGAAGTTGCACGCCTGACAGCAGAGATCGAAGCCTTTGCCCTCCGCCTCTCTGAAGAGACAGCCCGCCGACGAGCAGCAGAATCTTCCTGGGCAGCAGCCGAAGAGCACATGGTCGACCTCGAGCAGGAAATCCGCGACGAATGCTACCTCGAAATGGAAACAGCAGTAGAACAAGAACGCCGCCGCTGGCAAGCTGCCCTAGAAAACGAACAAGATAACCAACAAGCCCACATCGACTCCAAAATCGACGTCGTCATCCGCGCCACCAAAGCTCAGATGAAGCAAGAGGTTAAAGTCTACGAAGACCCAGACCCGGAACTCCGCGACAGGGTAGAGGAGTTGGAGCGCGAGAACGAGATGCTACGGGCTAAGCTAGAGGCTAAGGAGCGCGAGACTATGCAAAGGTCTGCGAGCCCGgtgaagaagatgaggatCCTCAAGACGAAGAAGTGGGAGGATCCCGATGGGGGGGTTGCGCATGTATGA